From the Mammaliicoccus sciuri genome, the window AGTGGTTGATGACTCTAGCTTTATTATTATTCATGTTCATTTCTAGTGATCAATCAGCACTTGCTAAGAAACAAAAATCACTTGGTGGCGAGAAAAATGGATGTCTTGCATTAAACTATCACCGCGTACGAGAAGACACATGGATAGATAAATTGCTATCAGCATTTTCAAATAGTAAAGAATTAAAAATTTATAGTGTCACTGACACGCAATTCGAATCTCATATTAAATGGTTAAAAGAAAAAAATGCTCAATTTGTATCTTTAGATGAATTCATTCATTACAAAGAAAAAGGTAAGTTCCCTAAAAATTGTGTGTGGTTAAATTTTGATGATATGGATCAAAGTATTTATGAAAATGCCTTTCCAATTATGAAAAAATACGATGTCCAAGGAACTGGGTTTGTAATAACGGATCATGTAGGTGACCCTGACTTTCATAATATTCGTATGTCGCCTAAAAAAGAATTACTCAAAATGAAAAATAGTGGTCTATGGGATTTTGCCTCGCATACACATGATATGCATACTATGAAAAAAGAAAAATCAAAATTAGTATCATATGCTGAAAAGGGGAACATTAAACAGGATATCGATAAAAGTACGAACTATATTAAAGATGAACTAGATGGAAATGAACAAGCGATCGCATATCCGTACGGTCAAGCAAACGATAAATTAATTAAACAACTTGATCAAGATACATCAATCAAGTATGGATTTACATTGGAAGAAAAAGCAGTTGTTCCTGATAGTGATAATTTTTATATTCCAAGAGTTATGGTAAGTGATGATGCTTTTAACAAGCTTGTTAAGAAATGGGAAGGATTTAATCATGAGTAAAGGAAGATATATTGAATTTATATATTTAAGAACATTTTTATGTTTATTAATTGTACTAACACATGTTTTTACCGAGTTTACAAATACAAATGAACCTGATAATTTACAATTACAAGTCTTATATTGGCTCAGAATGATCTTTATTATCGGGACACCTTCATTTATTATATTGTCTCAACTATTAACGACGCTAAATTATAATGATAAATTAAAAACAGGCTATTTAAGAACAAGATTAAAATATATATTATTACCTTATTTAATTATGGGTGCATTCTATAGCTATTCTGAATCACTTAAATTAAATGATTCATTTATAGCGCAATACACAGAAAATGTTATTCAAGGTAATTGGTATGGCTACTTTATTGTAATCATTATTCAGTTCTTCTTGCTAAATTGGATTATCTATCGAATAAACGCAAAAATACTTTTTTCAAAATGGAGTCTTGTCATTTCGTTCATAATTAATACAATCTATTTGTATAGCTACCAAAATATTGAACCTGTTAGAGAATTTATAAGTCACTATTATCCATTTAGTCCTGAAACATTTATAATTGGTTGGTTATTTTATTACTTTTTAGGTTCATACGTAGGTCATAATTATCAAGCC encodes:
- the icaB gene encoding intercellular adhesin biosynthesis polysaccharide N-deacetylase, with the translated sequence MSIIKISLKWLMTLALLLFMFISSDQSALAKKQKSLGGEKNGCLALNYHRVREDTWIDKLLSAFSNSKELKIYSVTDTQFESHIKWLKEKNAQFVSLDEFIHYKEKGKFPKNCVWLNFDDMDQSIYENAFPIMKKYDVQGTGFVITDHVGDPDFHNIRMSPKKELLKMKNSGLWDFASHTHDMHTMKKEKSKLVSYAEKGNIKQDIDKSTNYIKDELDGNEQAIAYPYGQANDKLIKQLDQDTSIKYGFTLEEKAVVPDSDNFYIPRVMVSDDAFNKLVKKWEGFNHE
- a CDS encoding acyltransferase family protein, coding for MSKGRYIEFIYLRTFLCLLIVLTHVFTEFTNTNEPDNLQLQVLYWLRMIFIIGTPSFIILSQLLTTLNYNDKLKTGYLRTRLKYILLPYLIMGAFYSYSESLKLNDSFIAQYTENVIQGNWYGYFIVIIIQFFLLNWIIYRINAKILFSKWSLVISFIINTIYLYSYQNIEPVREFISHYYPFSPETFIIGWLFYYFLGSYVGHNYQAIKAFISKYIALIVFLAIAAYIAFVFVGEHDYWMVSSMDYRILLYITFAFLILINFSTQFDEFMFSSVELISRYSFFVYLLHPIILEYMFQYTSIFEEQTFIFIPISLLFIVGCCLGIGILLREFQIFKFVMGRQPYNK